In Aegilops tauschii subsp. strangulata cultivar AL8/78 chromosome 3, Aet v6.0, whole genome shotgun sequence, one genomic interval encodes:
- the LOC120970327 gene encoding uncharacterized protein has protein sequence MSLGRPYRGNAAAGGDDRRAAPLGNRRGQSAAAGGGGAALPGSLGLGSFPRHDLPAPPDGLDLNAVVAPPVSQVAPAPARPSHACVQKLRDRVRTLETAFSDADRILRDIQGEIQQMREEGHEKDRQIRSIVEDSEKERRSRHIRIKQFDHDKELMRGTLQGYKEKLKKSSDAFLEYQRMCEGSGVSSSGVMADEQNRILMMEKQSCVDNITWFRKYMLSRFGECADEIAILATRTAYLNNELQRLNDYIQIPDLNNGGPQL, from the coding sequence ATGTCTCTCGGCAGGCCCTACCGCGGCAATGCCGCCGCAGGCGGCGATGATCGACGCGCTGCGCCGCTCGGCAACCGGCGGGGCcaatccgccgccgccggcggcggcggcgcggcgctgcCCGGCTCCCTCGGCCTCGGGAGCTTCCCGCGGCACGACCTCCCCGCCCCACCCGACGGGCTCGACCTCAACGCCGTCGTCGCGCCGCCGGTGAGCCAAGTTGCCCCAGCCCCAGCTCGTCCTTCCCATGCCTGTGTACAAAAACTCCGAGATCGTGTCCGTACCTTGGAGACTGCATTTTCTGACGCGGATAGGATTTTAAGGGATATTCAAGGTGAAATACAACAGATGAGGGAGGAGGGGCATGAGAAAGACAGGCAAATCCGATCTATCGTTGAAGATTCAGAGAAGGAACGTCGGTCAAGGCACATTAGAATCAAGCAATTCGACCATGATAAAGAGCTGATGCGTGGCACCCTTCAGGGATACAAAGAAAAACTTAAGAAGTCTTCTGATGCATTTCTGGAGTATCAGAGGATGTGTGAAGGAAGTGGCGTGTCATCTTCGGGTGTTATGGCTGATGAGCAAAATCGTATTCTTATGATGGAGAAGCAATCATGCGTAGATAACATTACTTGGTTTCGGAAATATATGCTATCGAGGTTTGGAGAATGTGCTGATGAGATTGCAATACTGGCAACAAGGACTGCATACCTCAACAATGAACTTCAAAGGCTGAATGATTATATACAAATTCCAGATCTCAACAATGGGGGTCCTCAACTGTGA